TGTCGCTAACAACATTGGACAATATAAGTGTCACTACCCTTGCCGGCAGGGCTTTTTTTAAAAGTCCTCCGCCTTTGATCTGAGATATGTGTTTTCTTACTGCATTAAGTCCATTTTTATCGACACCGCTGGCCAGAAGAGTCTCAGTGGCTTTTCTCATATCGTCCAAACTGAGCCCAGGAGAAGGCATAGAAAGTACTGCGCTTCCGCCGCCTGAGATTAGAAAGATGACAAGGTCTTTTTCACCCGCGGTTCCTAGGATTGACATAACTTCATTAGCAGCGCTCACGCTTCTATCGTCAGGCACCGGGTGTCCGCAGAGCCTAAAGTCTAATTTTTCAAATTTTTTATCGGGAACAGAGTTTGAAACAACTAATCCACCCGAAAGTCTATCCCCAAGTACTTGCTCTACTCCCTCGGCCATTGCTGATGCTGCTTTGCCAAAGGCAATTGTGTATATAGCTTCGAACTCTTTTAAGTCGTATGTATTGGAATCTACTGTTAGCTGATCATCTTCAAGACTAAGATAGTCTAATACGCATTTTTTAGGGTTTGCTGCATCTACTGCTTCTTTGAATATCTCAAAAGCATTATTTCTAGTTTTTTCTATATCCATTGTCAAAGTAAGACATATTTATTTCAAAAAGCCTAATTATTCTTCTCCAAGCTCTTTTATAACCTGATCTACTCTTTCTCTAGTTAGGTTCTCTTCAAGCTTATTATCAACCAGCATCACAGGAGCCGTCCCGCATGACGCAAGGCACTCAGCTTCCATAAGTGTGATTTTGCCATCTGCAGTAGTTTCACCAGTTTTAACGCCGAGCTTATCACACATATAATGCTCTATGTGCTCAGCTCCCCTTAGCGCACATGATAGTGTTCTGCATACCCAGACCACGTGCTTTCCGGCAGGCTCAGTGAAGAACATAGTGTAGAAAGTTGCTACATTTTGAACACTAGAAGGGCTAATCTCGAGTAATTTAGCTGCCTCTTCCATAGATTCCGCTGATAAGTATTGATACTCGTTCTGTATTTCCCTTAATACTGCAATTAAGGCTGATTGCTTGTTCTCATGTTTAGAAATTATGGTGTTTAGTCGTTTATTTAGCGATTCAGAAAAGGGCATCTAGTATTCTCCAAATTTAGTTCCGATAAGCTTACATGACCTAAATGTTAACTCAAGATACTTAGTTTTATGACAGAGTTCTATTTATACTCTTTTTTATTAGCTATAATTTATTCATAATTTTATTTTCTGACCCTACTACGGTCTGACTATTTAATAATTAAGGGGAATTATATGCTAGGAGTAATAAAGAACATATTAGATGGCTCAAATAAAGCGCAAAGTCCAGAGGAAAAACAGCAAAAGATAAAAATTGCTACATGTGCTATTTTGCTTGAGGCGGCCACAGCGGACTCTAATTTTTCTTCAGAAGAACAAACAAAGATCATTGAAATTTTAAAAACGAGATTTCAGATGAATGATGAATCCGTGAAGGAGCTCATAGATAAATCGCAGTCAGAGATAAAAGAAGCGACAGATATGTGGTACTTCACTAATATGATTAATCAGAATCTTGATAATGAAGAAAAGTATGAGCTTATGCAAGAAGTATGGGAGGTCATATATTCTGACGGCACCCTTGATAAGTTTGAGAATTACATAGCTCACAAACTTTTAAGTATGCTGAACCTTGACCACTCAAGGTTTATAGAGCTAAAAATGAAAGTGAAAAATGAAGTAAGTGCTTAGTCGTATGTAATCTTGCGTTTTAGCTTTACAATTTATATAGAACTATCTCTTTGTTGTTAAAGTCCATAATTATATTGGAGTAATTAGTGATTCAAGCTAGCGGTGAGAAAAGAGTTGCAATTGTTCAAGGACTAAGAACGCCGTTTATTAAAACTGGGACACTATTTAAAGAGCTTTCCTCTTTAGAGCTCGGAAAAATAGTAACTGTAGAGTTGCTAAATAGAACTGAGATTGATCTCAAGGATATAGACAAAGTAATTTTCGGTACTGTTCTTCCATCGATTAAGACTTCAAATCTTGCAAGAGAGATCGCTCTGGGCTCAGGCGTGCCTCCGAGCGCTCCGGCGTTTACTGCCACAAGTGCCTGCGCGTCAGCAACCCAGGCTTTTACAAACGCTGTAGAGAGCATTTTAGCCGGCGACTCTGAAGTAGTAATCTGCGGCGGGGTAGAATCAATCTCTGACTTTCCTGTACTTTTTTCAAAAAAGTTTAAAAGCATGCTCTTTGATTCATCAAAGGGCAAAAACATAATACAAAAAGCAAAACCATTTTTGAAAATGGGTGTAGGAGACATTGCCCCGGATGTTCCGGCAATCGCTGAGCGTTCAACTGGTCTCACAATGGGTGAATCCGCTGAGATAATGGCCCGGCAAAATCAGATCTCAAGAATAGATCAGGATGAATTTGCCCTTAGAAGTCACACTCTTGCATCAAAAGCACAAGCTGAGGAGATATTCAGAAAAGAAATTATAAAAACTTTCGTGCCTCCAGATTTTGATGACCTAATAGCTACTGACAACACGGTTAGAAATGAGCTGACTATTGAAGACTTGACCGTACTCAAGCCAGCCTTTGACAAGGAATACGGCACAGTAACTTCAGGTAACTCAGCCCCTCTTTCTGACGGGGCCTGTGCAATTTTGTTGATGACAGAGCAAAGGGCAAAAGCCCTTGGATATAAGCCGCTGGGCTATGTGCGTTCCTATGCATACTCTGCGGTCGATCCTAAAGACCAACTTCTAATGGGCCCTTCGTACTCAACTCCCGTTTGTTTGGATAAGGCCGGACTTGGACTTAAAGATATGGACCTTATCGAAATACATGAGGCTTTTTCCGCGCAAGTGCTCTCAAATCTAAATGCATTTTCATCACGCATTTTTGCAGAGGAAAAACTCTCAAGACCTAAGTCGCTTGGAGAGGTTGATATGGAAAAAGTAAATGTCACCGGGGGATCAATCGCGGTAGGTCACCCGTTCGGAGCAACAGGAGGAAGAATCATTCTTACGCTTCTACATGCTCTTCAAAGGCGTCAAGCAAATTTCGGGCTTGCCACTTTATGCGCCGCCGGAGGGCTTGGAGCTTCAATTGTTTTAGAGAGAGAATAAATAATCAGGTGAACATGAGCAGCATATCTTACGAATTAGACAAAAGCGGAATTGCAATCCTTAGGTTTGATAACCCCCATGGGTTGGCAAACAAATTATCCCGTGATGATCTGAGTTGGTTGGGCGAGTTTTTAAACAATATTGACGGCCAGCTCGACATGATAGAGAACGAGAATGAGATAAGGGCCGTAATCCTTTATAGCGAAAAGGCGAACAGCTTTATAAGCGGCTCAGATTTAAGAGAGTATCTATCTTTCACACTTGCTGATGAGGGAAGGGCGTATAGCTTAAAGGCCCAGGAAATAACTGAGAGGATAGAGAGTTCAAGAGCGCCATTTATTGCTGCTGTTAATGGACCTTGTTTGGGCATGGGGCTTGAAATAGCGCTTTCATGCGAATACAGAATTGGTTCAGAAAACCCGGCAACGGTGTTTGGAATGACCGGTGTTTTGGCTGGCCTAATTCCATGCGCCGGCGGCACCCAAAGACTGCCAAGGTTAATCGGAACAAAAGAGGCGCTTGAGCTTATTATTTCAGGAGACACATTAAACTCAGAAAATTCTTTAGAGATCGGGCTTATTGACGAGATAGTTCCTGATGAGATATTGCTCGAAATATCACTCGAGCGCGCTTTAGATATTTCCAATAAAGAATTTAAACCCCGCCGCTCTCATTTTAAGGGCATCCAGCACACAATTGTAAATGAGAACCCAATAGCGAGGAAAAAGCTGTTTAATGATTTAAGAAAGAGGGTGAAAAAGGATGTACGGCCGCTTATTAATGCTCCAATTATGGCAATTGAAGCCCTTGAGGTTGGAATGTCCAGCTTTAACAGGGGCCTTCATGTTGAGTCCGTGTATTTTGGAGAGCTTGTTGTGAGCACATCGAGTAGAAGTTTGATCCGCACACAAATGGCTCTTGAGATAGTTCAGGAAGATCCAAAGAGCACTAATAAAGATAAATTCATAAATAAAATTTCGGTTCATGGAGCAAACGATTTAGGGAATCAGATTGCCTGCCTGGCAGCGTCTGCGGGTATTACAACCAGGATTAAGGCTCAGGATGACGAGGGTGTAGGAAATGGACTTAAGCACTGCTACGATTACTTTACAAACGAGTACGATAATCATCTAATCGACGAGCTTAGATTTGAGCATAAATTTGATCTAATAAGTGCAGCTTCAGACTACTCGGGCATCAAAAGAGCTGATATT
This portion of the Thermodesulfobacteriota bacterium genome encodes:
- a CDS encoding enoyl-CoA hydratase-related protein yields the protein MSSISYELDKSGIAILRFDNPHGLANKLSRDDLSWLGEFLNNIDGQLDMIENENEIRAVILYSEKANSFISGSDLREYLSFTLADEGRAYSLKAQEITERIESSRAPFIAAVNGPCLGMGLEIALSCEYRIGSENPATVFGMTGVLAGLIPCAGGTQRLPRLIGTKEALELIISGDTLNSENSLEIGLIDEIVPDEILLEISLERALDISNKEFKPRRSHFKGIQHTIVNENPIARKKLFNDLRKRVKKDVRPLINAPIMAIEALEVGMSSFNRGLHVESVYFGELVVSTSSRSLIRTQMALEIVQEDPKSTNKDKFINKISVHGANDLGNQIACLAASAGITTRIKAQDDEGVGNGLKHCYDYFTNEYDNHLIDELRFEHKFDLISAASDYSGIKRADIVIDCTDEDLQLKLDSIKEIEPLLKDDAVYLSSSIVFPIAGIASNSTRPEKVIGARIFEHRDSELIEISVMEETSIAALARVLEFSDRLGKTPIVVKGGTGSYTTRLELAYFNESLNLASEGLAIEDIE
- a CDS encoding TerB family tellurite resistance protein, coding for MLGVIKNILDGSNKAQSPEEKQQKIKIATCAILLEAATADSNFSSEEQTKIIEILKTRFQMNDESVKELIDKSQSEIKEATDMWYFTNMINQNLDNEEKYELMQEVWEVIYSDGTLDKFENYIAHKLLSMLNLDHSRFIELKMKVKNEVSA
- the fadI gene encoding acetyl-CoA C-acyltransferase FadI, whose product is MIQASGEKRVAIVQGLRTPFIKTGTLFKELSSLELGKIVTVELLNRTEIDLKDIDKVIFGTVLPSIKTSNLAREIALGSGVPPSAPAFTATSACASATQAFTNAVESILAGDSEVVICGGVESISDFPVLFSKKFKSMLFDSSKGKNIIQKAKPFLKMGVGDIAPDVPAIAERSTGLTMGESAEIMARQNQISRIDQDEFALRSHTLASKAQAEEIFRKEIIKTFVPPDFDDLIATDNTVRNELTIEDLTVLKPAFDKEYGTVTSGNSAPLSDGACAILLMTEQRAKALGYKPLGYVRSYAYSAVDPKDQLLMGPSYSTPVCLDKAGLGLKDMDLIEIHEAFSAQVLSNLNAFSSRIFAEEKLSRPKSLGEVDMEKVNVTGGSIAVGHPFGATGGRIILTLLHALQRRQANFGLATLCAAGGLGASIVLERE
- the nuoE gene encoding NADH-quinone oxidoreductase subunit NuoE produces the protein MPFSESLNKRLNTIISKHENKQSALIAVLREIQNEYQYLSAESMEEAAKLLEISPSSVQNVATFYTMFFTEPAGKHVVWVCRTLSCALRGAEHIEHYMCDKLGVKTGETTADGKITLMEAECLASCGTAPVMLVDNKLEENLTRERVDQVIKELGEE